The region ACGCACATCGGGCAGCCAGTGATGCGCAAAGAAGTTCACGTAGACCGCGATTGCCAGCACGAGGGTCGCCCAGCGCGGCGGGTAGGCAGTGAAGCGGAAGTCGAAGATGCGCCAGATACGCGCGATGTAGCTACCGACGGCGGCGTACATGAAGCCGGAAAAGAGCGGGACCGCACCGATCCGCAGCACCGCGTCGCCCGGATATTCCCAGGACCCTACCGCCGTCTTGAACAGTTCCATCACCGTGCCAACGAGATGAAACGCGAGGATCACCTTCGCCTCGTCGAGCGTCTCGAGGCGCAGCGCAAGCATGCCCAGCTGGATCGTGAGCGCGGCAAGGGTCAGGAAATCGTAGCGGGCGAGGGCGGCTCCCTCGGGATAGAACAAGTGCGTCGCGAGCAGCAGGGCCAGCATGAGGCCGCCGAACAGGCAGGCCCAGCCCTGCTTGAAGCCGAACAGCAGGAACTCGTAGAGCCATGCCCGCCAGCCCGGGCGCGGAGAGAAGGCTTCCAGCCGGTCCCTGACCGCGGCGAAGCGGGTATGTGCCTGCC is a window of Novosphingobium aureum DNA encoding:
- a CDS encoding DUF817 domain-containing protein — its product is MEPFVTGQAHTRFAAVRDRLEAFSPRPGWRAWLYEFLLFGFKQGWACLFGGLMLALLLATHLFYPEGAALARYDFLTLAALTIQLGMLALRLETLDEAKVILAFHLVGTVMELFKTAVGSWEYPGDAVLRIGAVPLFSGFMYAAVGSYIARIWRIFDFRFTAYPPRWATLVLAIAVYVNFFAHHWLPDVRIALFAALALVFARTRIWFRVWREDRWMPLLLGWFLVALFIWLAENLGTFAQAWTYPDQRAGWSMVHFGKLGAWYLLMYISFVLVAVVHRPMPRLFAVTIPEKKATSCS